One window of the Crassaminicella thermophila genome contains the following:
- a CDS encoding sugar ABC transporter ATP-binding protein has translation MSEKYVLQMNNIEKEYFGNQVLKGVSLSVKPGEIHALLGENGAGKSTLMNVLFGMPVIHSTGGFSGEVIIEGEKVDIKSPKEAMEIGIGMVHQEFMLVPGFSLTENIKLNREITKDNPISRLFGDSLKFLDYKKMNKDARKALDTLGINIEEWVKVAGLPVGYMQFIEIAREIDKSNVRLLVFDEPTAVLTESEADNLIRSMKKLAASGIAILFITHRLDEVMEAADKITILRDGELVATRKKEETNVGELAELMVGRKIEVTQKDESNKEELENREVILSIKDLRVDMPGEEVKGIDLEVRKGEILGIGGLAGQGKIGIANGIMGLYESTGEVLLRGEKLKLNDTKEALKSGLAFVSEDRRGIGLLLDSSIEHNIVVTTMQIKDKFLKKFVFFDQIDTKATRVHALKMIENLDIRCTGPTQLTRRLSGGNQQKVCIARALTLEPNVLFVSEPTRGIDIGAKKLVLDLLVKLNKELGMTIVMTSSELAELRSICDRIAIISEGKIEGILSPSASDRDFGLMMAGEYRKLHSKEAL, from the coding sequence ATGTCAGAAAAATATGTACTTCAGATGAATAATATTGAGAAAGAATATTTTGGAAATCAAGTATTAAAAGGAGTTAGTCTATCTGTTAAACCTGGAGAGATTCATGCATTGCTTGGAGAAAATGGTGCTGGAAAATCAACCCTTATGAATGTTCTATTTGGAATGCCAGTTATTCATTCAACGGGAGGATTTAGCGGAGAGGTAATTATTGAAGGAGAAAAAGTAGATATTAAATCTCCCAAAGAAGCTATGGAGATTGGTATAGGCATGGTTCATCAAGAGTTTATGCTTGTACCTGGATTTTCTTTGACAGAAAATATAAAGCTGAATAGAGAAATCACAAAAGATAATCCAATTAGTAGATTATTTGGAGACAGCTTAAAATTTTTAGATTACAAAAAAATGAATAAAGATGCAAGAAAGGCATTAGATACCCTTGGAATCAATATAGAGGAGTGGGTTAAGGTTGCTGGCTTACCCGTTGGTTATATGCAGTTTATAGAAATTGCAAGGGAAATTGATAAAAGCAATGTTAGGCTTTTAGTTTTTGATGAACCTACTGCAGTTTTGACGGAAAGTGAAGCAGACAATCTTATCAGGTCTATGAAAAAACTAGCAGCATCTGGCATTGCTATTCTTTTTATTACACATAGATTAGATGAGGTTATGGAAGCTGCTGACAAAATAACCATACTTAGGGATGGAGAATTGGTGGCTACAAGAAAAAAAGAAGAAACCAATGTAGGAGAGCTGGCAGAATTAATGGTTGGAAGAAAGATAGAAGTTACGCAAAAAGATGAAAGCAATAAAGAAGAATTAGAGAATAGAGAAGTAATACTTTCTATTAAAGATCTCCGAGTGGATATGCCAGGAGAAGAAGTAAAGGGGATAGATTTAGAAGTTAGAAAGGGAGAAATACTAGGTATAGGAGGTTTAGCTGGACAAGGGAAGATTGGTATTGCAAATGGTATAATGGGGCTTTATGAGTCAACAGGAGAGGTCCTTTTAAGAGGAGAAAAGTTAAAATTAAATGATACGAAAGAAGCCCTTAAAAGTGGTTTGGCTTTTGTTTCAGAGGATAGAAGAGGAATAGGATTACTGTTAGATTCTTCTATTGAGCATAATATAGTGGTTACAACTATGCAAATTAAAGATAAGTTTTTAAAAAAATTTGTTTTTTTTGATCAAATAGATACGAAGGCAACAAGGGTACATGCACTAAAAATGATAGAAAATTTGGATATTAGATGTACAGGTCCTACTCAGCTTACTAGAAGACTTAGTGGGGGAAATCAGCAAAAGGTTTGTATTGCAAGAGCATTAACATTAGAACCAAATGTTCTATTTGTTTCAGAACCTACCAGAGGAATCGATATTGGAGCGAAAAAGCTAGTATTGGATTTGTTGGTAAAATTAAATAAAGAACTTGGAATGACAATTGTAATGACTTCTAGTGAGCTCGCAGAATTAAGGTCTATTT
- a CDS encoding DUF3798 domain-containing protein: MLKRSFAILLVLMMMFSLGACGQKQASEEPAATEEAAATETKEDGNWKIGIMTGTVSQNEEEYRAAQNVLKKYGEEHVILMTYPDKFMDEQETTIANLVSMASDPDVKALIIVQAVPGTSAAIDKVKELRDDLLIIAGTPGEDPKMIASKADIVFAMDELSMGHTIIEQAKKQGAKTFVHYSFPRHMSYALLSARRDLFKENCEKLGLKFVDATAPDPTGDAGVSGAQQFILEDVPRKVEQYGKDTAFFSTNCAMQVPLIKASLDEGAIYPQPCCPSPYHGFPSALGIKIPEDKKGDINFVVDQIKEKIAEKNGTGRFSTWPVPVAMMFVEAGAEYAKAYIDGETNGKLDVEKVNEKFKEYAKVDITLSPLEESGVKYDNYLMVLLDFLNF; encoded by the coding sequence ATGTTAAAAAGAAGTTTTGCAATTTTGTTGGTCCTGATGATGATGTTCAGTTTAGGAGCTTGTGGCCAAAAACAAGCATCAGAAGAACCAGCAGCTACTGAAGAAGCAGCAGCTACAGAAACTAAAGAAGATGGAAATTGGAAAATAGGAATTATGACTGGTACTGTTTCTCAGAATGAGGAAGAGTATAGAGCTGCTCAAAACGTACTTAAAAAATATGGTGAAGAGCATGTGATTTTAATGACTTATCCTGATAAATTTATGGATGAGCAAGAAACAACCATAGCAAACCTTGTAAGTATGGCATCAGATCCAGATGTTAAAGCCCTTATTATTGTTCAAGCTGTTCCTGGAACTTCAGCAGCTATTGATAAAGTAAAGGAACTAAGAGATGATCTTTTGATTATAGCTGGTACGCCTGGAGAGGATCCAAAAATGATTGCATCTAAGGCAGATATTGTATTTGCTATGGATGAACTATCAATGGGTCATACAATTATTGAGCAGGCTAAAAAACAAGGAGCAAAAACTTTTGTCCACTATTCATTCCCGAGACATATGTCTTATGCACTACTTTCTGCAAGAAGAGATTTGTTTAAAGAAAATTGTGAAAAGTTAGGGCTTAAATTTGTAGATGCAACAGCGCCAGATCCTACAGGTGATGCTGGTGTATCAGGTGCACAGCAATTTATCTTAGAAGATGTGCCAAGAAAGGTTGAACAGTATGGAAAGGATACTGCATTCTTTAGTACAAACTGTGCAATGCAAGTACCTCTTATCAAAGCAAGCTTAGATGAAGGAGCAATATATCCACAACCTTGCTGTCCATCTCCATATCATGGATTCCCTTCAGCATTAGGTATTAAGATTCCTGAAGATAAAAAAGGTGATATTAATTTTGTAGTAGATCAAATTAAAGAAAAGATAGCAGAAAAGAACGGTACAGGAAGATTTTCTACTTGGCCAGTACCTGTTGCCATGATGTTTGTTGAAGCAGGTGCTGAATATGCAAAAGCATACATAGATGGAGAAACAAATGGAAAGCTAGATGTAGAAAAGGTAAATGAAAAATTTAAAGAATATGCAAAAGTTGATATTACATTATCTCCATTGGAAGAAAGTGGAGTAAAATATGATAACTATTTAATGGTGTTACTAGATTTCCTAAACTTTTAA
- the ftsH gene encoding ATP-dependent zinc metalloprotease FtsH, with the protein MFGSLNGNISFVRINIINKFLLILACSVLFIYYMKLDKSPQLEPVQIKMEKKDKDDRLNNLNKPSVRFNDVAGLDEVKEELAEIIDFIKSPQKYHKMGAKIPKGILFHGPPGTGKTLLAQALAGETESSFFSASGSEFVEKYVGVGAKRVRSLFEKAKKSAPSVIFIDEIDAIGAKRTTESNNEKDQTLNQLLIEMDGFNSDQTVVVIGATNRLDLLDEALLRPGRFDRHMFIGNPDVRAREEIFLVHTKNKPIDKSVDIKALAKRTHGMSGAHISNIANEAAILAVRNNKTTIGIEEFNEAIEKVIAGLQRKNTVILEKEKRKVSFHEAGHALMGKILNTDLVSKVSIVPRGEALGYVMYAPEEDRYLTTTEELKNKIKVLLGGRCAEQIIFGEISTGAKDDLKKANSIAYQMVCDYGMSNLLNRVFEPAFVKNCYPMIDKEIKNIIEECYNDTFEVLKNNSNLLSTIAHELYEKETLSGEELENIIQIHFKKYGATT; encoded by the coding sequence ATGTTCGGTTCCTTAAACGGAAATATAAGTTTCGTCCGTATTAACATTATAAATAAATTTCTACTGATCCTAGCTTGTTCAGTATTGTTTATTTACTACATGAAATTAGATAAATCACCTCAATTAGAACCTGTACAAATAAAAATGGAAAAAAAAGATAAAGATGATAGACTAAATAACCTAAATAAACCTTCAGTCCGTTTTAATGATGTGGCAGGACTTGATGAAGTAAAAGAAGAACTTGCAGAAATTATTGACTTCATTAAATCTCCCCAAAAATACCACAAAATGGGAGCAAAAATTCCTAAGGGCATTTTATTTCATGGTCCTCCTGGAACAGGAAAAACGCTACTAGCACAAGCTCTTGCCGGAGAAACTGAATCTAGTTTTTTCTCAGCTAGTGGATCAGAATTCGTTGAAAAATATGTTGGTGTTGGAGCAAAAAGAGTAAGATCTTTATTTGAAAAAGCAAAAAAGAGTGCTCCAAGTGTAATTTTTATAGATGAAATCGATGCCATAGGTGCTAAAAGAACGACTGAAAGCAATAACGAAAAAGATCAAACACTCAATCAACTTCTAATAGAAATGGACGGTTTCAATTCAGACCAAACAGTTGTAGTAATCGGTGCAACAAATCGTCTTGATTTATTAGATGAAGCACTTTTAAGGCCCGGTAGATTTGATCGTCACATGTTTATAGGAAACCCAGATGTTCGAGCAAGAGAAGAGATATTTTTAGTTCATACAAAGAATAAGCCTATAGATAAAAGTGTAGATATAAAAGCATTAGCCAAAAGAACACATGGTATGTCAGGTGCTCATATTTCTAATATAGCAAATGAAGCTGCAATACTAGCTGTAAGAAACAATAAAACCACCATTGGAATAGAAGAATTTAACGAAGCCATTGAAAAAGTTATTGCAGGCCTTCAAAGAAAAAATACTGTTATTTTAGAAAAAGAAAAGCGAAAAGTATCCTTCCATGAGGCAGGGCATGCTTTGATGGGAAAAATTTTAAATACAGATTTGGTATCAAAAGTATCCATTGTTCCAAGAGGTGAAGCTTTAGGATATGTAATGTATGCTCCTGAAGAAGATCGATATCTAACGACAACCGAAGAACTTAAAAATAAGATAAAAGTTTTGCTTGGAGGTAGATGTGCTGAACAAATTATTTTTGGAGAAATCTCTACTGGTGCAAAGGATGATTTAAAAAAAGCAAATAGCATTGCTTATCAAATGGTTTGTGATTATGGCATGAGTAACCTATTAAATAGAGTTTTTGAACCCGCTTTTGTGAAAAATTGTTACCCTATGATTGATAAAGAAATAAAAAACATCATAGAAGAATGCTATAATGACACTTTTGAAGTTTTGAAAAACAATTCTAATTTATTATCTACAATTGCTCATGAATTATATGAAAAAGAAACCCTTTCTGGTGAAGAACTTGAAAATATAATTCAAATTCACTTTAAAAAATATGGTGCAACAACATAA
- the thrS gene encoding threonine--tRNA ligase, whose protein sequence is MSNIKVTLKDGSIKEFSKGITILEVAKEISGRLAKEAVAGQINDKIVDLKYVINEDAEINILKFDDEKGQEVFRHTSAHILAQAVKRLFPDTKLAIGPAIENGFYYDFDSEHRFTESDLEKIEKEMKKIAGENLGLERFELPRNEAIKYMEERGENYKVELIKDLPEDAVISFYKQGDFVDLCAGPHLPSTKPVKAIKLLSVAGAYWRGDEKNQMLQRIYGTSFPKQKMLEEYIYRLEEAKKRDHRKIGKELKLFTILEEGPGFPFFLPKGTQLKNTLLEYWREVHRKAGYVEVETPIILNRKLWETSGHWDHYKENMYTLKIDDEDFAIKPMNCPGGMLIYKNDMHSYRDFPMRVGEVGRVHRHELSGALHGLMRVRAFTQDDAHIFMLPEQIKDEIKGVAKLIDEVYTRFGFKYHVELSTRPEDSMGSDEEWQMAETALQEALEELNLPYKLNEGDGAFYGPKIDFHLEDCIGRTWQCGTIQLDFQLPQRFDLTYIGKDGEKHRPVVIHRVAFGSIERFIGILIEHFAGKFPTWLSPVQVKVLPIADKFKEYAEKIASLMKENNIRVELDDRNEKIGYKIREAQLEKVPYMVIVGEKEVESNTIAVRSRDNGELGSQDIENFIQKLKEEIENRIL, encoded by the coding sequence ATGAGCAATATAAAGGTAACTTTAAAAGATGGTTCTATAAAGGAATTTTCAAAAGGAATAACAATATTAGAAGTTGCAAAAGAGATTAGTGGAAGACTTGCGAAAGAAGCAGTAGCGGGACAGATAAATGATAAGATTGTAGATTTAAAATATGTTATTAATGAAGATGCAGAGATAAACATTTTAAAATTTGATGATGAAAAAGGTCAAGAGGTTTTTCGACATACAAGTGCACATATTTTAGCACAAGCTGTAAAAAGATTATTTCCTGATACAAAGCTTGCTATAGGCCCAGCTATTGAAAATGGATTTTATTATGATTTTGATTCAGAACATAGATTTACAGAAAGTGATTTAGAAAAAATTGAAAAAGAAATGAAAAAAATTGCTGGGGAAAATTTAGGATTAGAAAGATTTGAATTGCCTCGCAATGAAGCAATAAAATATATGGAAGAAAGAGGAGAAAACTACAAAGTAGAATTAATTAAAGATTTACCTGAAGATGCAGTTATTTCTTTTTATAAGCAAGGGGATTTTGTAGACCTTTGTGCAGGACCTCACTTACCTTCAACAAAACCTGTAAAAGCAATAAAATTATTGAGTGTTGCTGGTGCATATTGGCGTGGGGATGAAAAAAATCAAATGCTTCAAAGAATTTATGGAACATCATTTCCAAAACAGAAAATGTTAGAAGAATATATTTATAGATTAGAAGAAGCTAAGAAAAGAGATCATAGAAAAATAGGAAAAGAATTAAAATTATTTACAATTCTTGAAGAAGGTCCTGGTTTTCCATTTTTCTTGCCAAAGGGAACACAGCTTAAGAATACTTTATTAGAATATTGGAGAGAAGTGCATAGAAAAGCTGGATATGTTGAAGTGGAAACGCCTATTATATTAAACAGAAAGCTTTGGGAGACTTCTGGACATTGGGATCATTATAAGGAAAACATGTATACTTTAAAAATTGATGATGAAGATTTTGCTATTAAGCCGATGAATTGTCCTGGAGGAATGCTTATATATAAAAATGATATGCATTCATACAGAGATTTTCCTATGAGAGTTGGGGAAGTTGGAAGAGTTCATAGACATGAATTATCTGGAGCACTTCATGGACTAATGAGAGTAAGAGCTTTTACTCAAGATGATGCACATATTTTTATGCTTCCAGAACAAATTAAAGATGAAATAAAAGGAGTAGCAAAACTAATAGATGAAGTGTATACTAGATTTGGATTTAAATATCATGTAGAGCTATCTACAAGACCTGAAGATTCAATGGGATCAGATGAAGAATGGCAAATGGCTGAAACAGCTTTGCAAGAAGCTTTGGAAGAATTAAATCTTCCATATAAATTAAATGAAGGTGATGGGGCATTTTACGGACCTAAAATAGATTTCCATTTAGAAGATTGCATTGGAAGAACTTGGCAGTGTGGAACAATTCAGCTTGACTTCCAATTACCACAAAGATTTGATTTAACATACATTGGTAAGGATGGAGAAAAACATAGACCTGTAGTTATTCATAGAGTAGCCTTTGGTAGTATAGAAAGATTTATTGGAATATTAATAGAACATTTTGCAGGAAAATTCCCAACATGGCTATCTCCTGTTCAAGTAAAAGTATTGCCAATTGCTGATAAATTTAAAGAATATGCAGAAAAGATTGCAAGCTTAATGAAAGAAAACAATATACGTGTTGAATTAGATGATAGAAATGAAAAAATTGGTTATAAAATTCGTGAAGCACAATTAGAAAAAGTTCCTTATATGGTTATTGTTGGAGAAAAAGAAGTTGAATCTAATACAATAGCTGTAAGGTCTAGAGATAATGGGGAACTAGGAAGTCAAGATATTGAAAACTTCATACAAAAATTAAAGGAAGAAATTGAAAACAGGATATTATAA
- a CDS encoding DUF445 domain-containing protein produces MFWIKLFILAAVGSIIGWITNVLAIKFIFRPLQPINVPVLNVSIQGLIPKRKGELAKSVGEIVETELISMEEIIDKFIEDENKSEIIFAIKRKIKMIVEQKLPSFIPSAFKGMIEEYIEEIIDNEAEGVITELTEKMVHKATEKIKISKIIEEKINDFELEKLEEIVIAIAKKELKHIEILGAILGCIIGLIQGIIILMV; encoded by the coding sequence ATGTTTTGGATAAAGTTATTCATCTTAGCTGCAGTTGGATCGATTATAGGATGGATTACGAACGTTTTAGCAATCAAATTTATATTTAGGCCCTTACAACCAATTAATGTGCCTGTTTTGAACGTAAGTATTCAAGGATTAATTCCAAAAAGAAAAGGGGAACTAGCTAAAAGTGTAGGAGAGATTGTAGAAACAGAGTTGATTTCTATGGAAGAAATTATAGATAAATTTATTGAAGATGAAAATAAAAGTGAAATTATCTTTGCTATTAAACGAAAAATAAAAATGATTGTAGAGCAAAAGTTACCTAGCTTTATTCCTAGTGCTTTTAAAGGTATGATAGAGGAGTATATTGAAGAGATTATTGATAACGAGGCTGAAGGTGTTATTACTGAGCTAACAGAAAAGATGGTTCATAAAGCCACAGAAAAAATAAAGATATCTAAAATAATAGAGGAAAAGATTAATGATTTTGAATTAGAGAAATTAGAAGAAATTGTTATTGCTATTGCAAAAAAAGAATTAAAGCATATAGAGATTTTAGGCGCAATTTTAGGATGTATTATTGGTCTTATTCAAGGAATAATTATATTGATGGTATAA
- the ytxC gene encoding putative sporulation protein YtxC, with amino-acid sequence MDLMMVILNDCWQSVYDRLDKDINYFNKEGITIDKDIYKQGKITYIQYAVKESSLKNYTTDDFGSVFKYYMANIFSEIILKDMEEKLANKILANQYYYFNLQERKSILKHLKTIQDQEVYKYREDEVCIENRKEKIIQEIISYLRENNIINLKGFVRFRLRSYIEELENNIDKAVEDYLMEKEYNEFIRLLRYFVDIQEAKIDMVNVLIRKDGKYDLYDYQNKSINNEYLEDLALEMADKDISYDDLLISSLITLAPRKIVIHFSSKIKKKEIIETIKNVFSDRVYMCSGCELCLSSQNIIQE; translated from the coding sequence ATGGATCTTATGATGGTTATATTAAATGATTGCTGGCAGAGTGTTTATGATAGATTAGATAAAGATATAAATTATTTTAATAAAGAAGGAATAACGATTGATAAAGATATTTACAAACAAGGTAAGATAACCTATATTCAATATGCAGTAAAAGAATCAAGTTTAAAAAATTATACAACCGATGATTTTGGTAGTGTATTTAAATATTATATGGCAAACATTTTTTCTGAAATAATTCTTAAAGACATGGAAGAAAAATTGGCCAATAAAATTTTAGCAAATCAATATTATTATTTTAATCTACAGGAAAGAAAATCTATTCTTAAACATTTAAAGACAATTCAAGATCAAGAAGTATATAAATATAGGGAAGATGAAGTTTGTATTGAGAATAGAAAAGAAAAAATTATTCAAGAAATTATAAGTTATTTAAGAGAAAATAATATTATTAATTTAAAAGGCTTTGTTAGGTTTAGATTGCGAAGTTATATTGAGGAATTAGAAAATAATATAGACAAGGCTGTTGAAGATTATTTAATGGAAAAAGAATATAATGAATTTATAAGACTTTTAAGATATTTTGTAGATATTCAAGAAGCAAAAATAGATATGGTTAATGTACTTATAAGAAAAGATGGAAAATATGATCTTTATGATTACCAAAATAAATCTATTAATAATGAATACCTAGAAGATTTAGCGTTAGAAATGGCAGATAAAGATATTAGCTATGATGATTTGTTAATAAGTTCTTTAATTACTTTGGCACCTAGAAAAATTGTTATCCATTTTTCTTCTAAAATCAAGAAAAAAGAAATTATTGAGACAATCAAAAATGTATTTTCAGATAGAGTATATATGTGCAGTGGTTGTGAACTTTGTCTGTCAAGTCAAAATATTATACAAGAGTAG
- a CDS encoding DUF6873 family GME fold protein, which yields MKYKFLDIPFLPKEDVLAVIIDGRTPQILTNKLKNMSIHIVKTPFCKELYDAISYHPDILLHPVDGKDFVVAPNVYEILKEPLKKLGLNVIKGETFLLRNYPENIAYNIARVSNFAIHNLKYTDKVTLKLLEKSGVEFIHVKQGYSKCSICVVSEKAIITSDRGIAKKVEKYGIETLLISPGYIDLPGLSYGFIGGISGFIGKNKLAFSGHLRNHPDYERILDFLSNQQVEPVFLDDKKPIDIGSIIPFLEMAY from the coding sequence ATGAAATATAAATTTCTTGATATACCTTTTTTACCAAAAGAGGATGTCTTAGCTGTAATTATAGATGGACGAACTCCTCAAATTTTGACGAATAAATTAAAGAATATGAGTATACATATAGTAAAAACACCTTTTTGCAAAGAGTTGTACGATGCTATCTCATATCATCCAGATATTTTATTACATCCTGTCGATGGAAAAGATTTTGTTGTTGCACCAAATGTTTATGAAATATTAAAAGAACCTCTTAAAAAACTAGGGCTTAATGTGATCAAAGGTGAAACTTTCTTGCTTAGGAACTATCCAGAAAATATAGCATATAATATAGCAAGAGTTTCGAATTTTGCCATACATAATTTGAAATATACAGATAAAGTTACCTTAAAATTACTTGAAAAAAGCGGTGTAGAGTTTATTCATGTGAAGCAAGGATATTCAAAATGTTCAATTTGTGTTGTTAGTGAAAAAGCCATTATTACATCTGATAGAGGGATTGCTAAAAAAGTAGAAAAATATGGAATAGAAACATTGTTAATATCTCCTGGATACATAGATTTACCGGGACTTAGTTATGGTTTTATAGGAGGAATATCAGGATTTATTGGAAAAAATAAATTGGCTTTTTCTGGGCACTTAAGGAACCATCCTGATTATGAAAGGATTTTAGACTTTTTAAGTAATCAGCAAGTTGAGCCTGTTTTTTTAGATGATAAAAAACCAATAGATATTGGCTCAATAATACCTTTTTTAGAAATGGCATATTAA
- the tnpA gene encoding IS200/IS605 family transposase, with translation MDSTSLSHTKWNCKYHIVFSPKFRRKEIYGKKKAEIGKILRQLCDWKGVQIIEANACVDHIHMLVSIPPKMSVSGFVGYLKGKSSLMIFEKFANLKYRYGNRHFWCRGYYVDTVGRNKKAIEEYIKSQQNEDMATDQISMKEYIDPFKGSK, from the coding sequence ATGGATAGTACTAGTTTATCACATACAAAATGGAATTGTAAGTATCATATAGTTTTTTCACCTAAGTTTAGAAGAAAAGAGATTTATGGAAAAAAGAAAGCAGAAATAGGAAAGATATTAAGACAGTTATGTGATTGGAAAGGAGTTCAAATAATTGAAGCAAATGCATGTGTTGATCATATACATATGTTAGTTTCAATTCCACCAAAAATGAGTGTGTCAGGTTTTGTAGGTTATTTAAAGGGAAAAAGTAGTTTAATGATATTTGAAAAGTTTGCAAACTTAAAATATAGATATGGGAATAGACATTTCTGGTGTAGAGGATATTATGTAGATACAGTAGGAAGAAATAAAAAGGCAATAGAAGAATATATAAAAAGCCAGCAAAATGAGGATATGGCAACAGATCAAATAAGTATGAAAGAGTATATAGACCCTTTTAAGGGTAGCAAGTAG
- a CDS encoding 4-hydroxybutyrate dehydrogenase: MKFFKLPTQIHKFDDFKGFAEEFKIGEGDLVLTHQFLYDPFMKELNLGADFLMQEKYGVGEPSDEMIDQILADVTAKQYKRIIAVGGGSVIDIAKLLIFKDGKNALDMFEKKIDFIKDKELIIVPTTCGTGSEVTNISIAEIKSKHTKMGLAIDELYADYAVLIPELVKGLPYKFFVYSSIDALIHAIESYVSPNANDFTQMISVKATEMILKGYLDIIEKGEDYRLEILEDFVIASNYAGIAFGNTGVGAVHALSYPLGGTYHVPHGEANYQFFTEVFKTYNRINPDGKIKELNTFLADLLKVEEKDVYDAIENVLDKLLSKKPLKEYGMKEEEIESFTDSVLEKQQRLLANNYVPLSREDILNIYKNLYYSKDSIEEVAATRK; the protein is encoded by the coding sequence ATGAAATTTTTTAAGTTGCCAACACAAATTCATAAATTTGATGATTTTAAAGGATTTGCAGAAGAGTTTAAAATTGGAGAAGGAGATTTAGTACTTACTCATCAATTTCTTTATGATCCTTTTATGAAAGAATTAAACTTAGGTGCAGACTTTTTAATGCAAGAAAAATATGGTGTAGGTGAGCCATCAGATGAAATGATTGATCAGATTTTAGCAGATGTAACTGCTAAGCAATATAAAAGAATTATTGCAGTTGGTGGGGGAAGCGTTATAGATATTGCAAAATTATTAATATTCAAAGATGGAAAAAATGCATTAGATATGTTTGAAAAGAAAATTGATTTTATAAAAGATAAGGAATTAATTATTGTACCTACAACTTGTGGAACAGGTAGTGAAGTAACAAATATTTCTATTGCTGAAATTAAATCAAAACATACAAAAATGGGATTGGCAATCGATGAATTATATGCTGATTATGCAGTTCTTATTCCAGAACTTGTAAAAGGTCTTCCATATAAATTCTTTGTATATAGTTCAATAGATGCATTAATTCATGCTATTGAATCTTACGTATCACCAAATGCTAATGATTTTACACAAATGATTAGTGTAAAAGCAACAGAGATGATTTTAAAAGGATATTTAGATATTATTGAAAAAGGTGAAGATTATCGTTTAGAAATTTTAGAAGATTTCGTAATAGCAAGTAATTATGCAGGGATTGCATTTGGAAATACTGGTGTAGGAGCTGTTCATGCTCTATCTTATCCATTAGGAGGAACTTATCATGTTCCACATGGAGAAGCAAACTATCAATTCTTCACAGAAGTATTTAAAACTTACAATAGAATCAATCCAGATGGAAAGATTAAAGAATTAAATACATTCCTAGCAGATCTTTTAAAAGTTGAAGAAAAAGATGTATATGATGCTATTGAAAATGTATTAGATAAATTATTAAGCAAAAAACCTTTAAAAGAATATGGTATGAAAGAAGAAGAAATTGAAAGTTTTACAGATAGTGTACTTGAAAAGCAACAAAGATTACTTGCAAATAACTATGTACCACTTTCAAGAGAGGATATATTAAATATCTATAAAAATCTATATTATTCAAAAGATAGTATAGAAGAAGTTGCTGCTACAAGAAAATAG